In the genome of Deinococcus humi, the window CAGCTCATCCAGGCGACCATCGAGGTGATGGACGGCGAACGGGTTGTGGATCAGGTGCAGAGCTACACGGCGCTGCGCTCGGTGACCTCTGACGGACAGCGCTTCTTGCTCAATGGCAATGCCTACACCCTCAAGATGGTCCTGGATCAGGGGTACTGGCCGCAGGGACTGATGACGGCGACCGATGAGGAATTGCGCCGCGACGTGGAATTGACCAAGCGGCTGGGCTTTAACGGGGCCCGGAAGCACCAGAAGGTTGAGAACCCCCGCTGGCTGTACTGGTGCGACGTTTTGGGGCTGCTGGTCTGGGAAGAGATGCCCAGCTCGTACCGCTTTACCCCGGAGGGGGTCGAGCGCCTGACCCGCGAGTGGATGGAAGTGATCCGCCGCGACGTCTCGCATCCGTGCATCGTGGCGTGGGTGCCCTTCAACGAGAGCTGGGGCGTGCCGGACCTGCCGACCAACCCGGCACAGCGCGACTACGTCCGGGCGTTGTATCACCTGACCCGGACCCTGGACCCGAGCCGACTGGTGATCGGCAACGATGGCTGGGAACATGTGGCCACTGACCTGCTGGGCATTCACGACTACGCCCATGATCCTGCCGTGCTGACCCGGCGATACGGAAGCCCGGAGGCCCTGTCTCGTCTGCTGACCCAGCCTTTTGGCCGCCGCCTGCTGCTGGATGACTTCAGCGCCGAGGGCAAACCGGCCATCCTCAGCGAATTTGGGGGCATCGCCTACAGCTTGGAAGACGAGCGGGGCTGGGGCTACCACCGGGCAGGCGACAGCACGGCGTTTCTGGAACTGTACGAGGGGCTGCTCGCGGCCGTCCATGAGTGCGACGCTCTGGCCGGCTTTTGCTACACCCAGCTGACCGACACTTTTCAGGAAAAAAATGGCATCCTGACCGAGAACCGCGAGCCGAAGGCTGACCTTGCACGTCTGGCGCTGGCGACCCGAGGGCCGCGTCATGCCTGGGACATCGACCTGGATCCCGACC includes:
- a CDS encoding glycoside hydrolase family 2 TIM barrel-domain containing protein; its protein translation is MNTPSPHPRPQLQRPTWRSLDGEWQFAYDDMARWQQPADVTFDRTIMVPYAPESALSGIHDSGFHPVAWYAREISVDRQEVAGRVLVHFGAIDYAAQVWAGGRLVGQHEGGHTPFTVDITEALGDGDTVQLVVRAEDDPHELAQPRGKQDWKANPHIIWYPRTTGIWQSVWLEWVPETRVEFLRWTPWLDHWELGLEVQLTGPMAAGLRVRVRLHAQGRELVEDTYKLTNRNVSRRIAIPDPGIDDARNELLWSPEHPQLIQATIEVMDGERVVDQVQSYTALRSVTSDGQRFLLNGNAYTLKMVLDQGYWPQGLMTATDEELRRDVELTKRLGFNGARKHQKVENPRWLYWCDVLGLLVWEEMPSSYRFTPEGVERLTREWMEVIRRDVSHPCIVAWVPFNESWGVPDLPTNPAQRDYVRALYHLTRTLDPSRLVIGNDGWEHVATDLLGIHDYAHDPAVLTRRYGSPEALSRLLTQPFGRRLLLDDFSAEGKPAILSEFGGIAYSLEDERGWGYHRAGDSTAFLELYEGLLAAVHECDALAGFCYTQLTDTFQEKNGILTENREPKADLARLALATRGPRHAWDIDLDPDPHPLGYTDRWREREAQARPEDLHALK